Proteins from one Nicotiana tabacum cultivar K326 chromosome 23, ASM71507v2, whole genome shotgun sequence genomic window:
- the LOC107809242 gene encoding methylsterol monooxygenase 1-1: protein MLPFKTIQEAESAIGRSLTTLETIWFNYSATKSDYYLYCHNILFLFLIFSCVPLYYLFLELFFRNSIQSYKIQPKVNLSLSEVFNCYKSVMRMFILVVGPLQLVSYPSVKMVGIRTSLPLPSLWEILLQLGTYFIVEDYFNYWIHRFLHCKWGYEKIHKVHHEYTAPIGFAAPYAHWLEILILGIPSAIGPAIAPGHMVTFWLWIALRQIEAIETHSGYDLPWTITKYIPFYGGPDYHDYHHYVGGQSQSNFASVFTYCDYIYGTDKGYRYQKKVLQQLKGASNVNGEQNGVSAKDCKDD, encoded by the exons ATGTTGCCCTTTAAAACAATCCAAGAGGCAGAATCTGCCATTGGAAGATCCCTTACAACTCTAGAGACAATTTGGTTCAATTACTCTGCAACCAAATCTGATTACTATCTTTACTGCCACAATATCCTTTTTCTCTTCCTAATCTTCTCTTGTGTCCCTCTTTATTACCTTTTCCTTGAACTTTTCTTCAGAAACTCTATTCAGTCTTACAAAATTCAACCAAAAGTCAATCTTTCACTCTCTGAGGTGTTCAATTGTTATAAGTCTGTTATGCGTATGTTCATCCTTGTTGTGGGTCCCCTTCAGCTTGTTTCTTACCCCTCTGTTAAG ATGGTTGGGATTAGAACAAGCTTGCCCTTGCCATCGTTATGGGAAATTTTGTTGCAGTTGGGCACATATTTTATAGTGGAGGACTATTTTAACTATTGGATCCATAGGTTCTTGCATTGTAAATGGGGTTATGAAAAGATTCACAAGGTTCACCATGAATACACAGCTCCAATAGGCTTTGCAGCGCCGTATGCGCATTGGCTAGAGATTTTGATCCTTGGGATCCCCTCAGCTATTGGGCCCGCTATTGCGCCTGGTCATATGGTTACGTTCTGGTTGTGGATCGCATTGAGACAGATTGAAGCTATTGAGACTCACAGTGG ATATGACCTTCCTTGGACTATCACAAAGTATATACCTTTTTATGGTGGACCGGATTACCATGACTACCATCACTACGTTGGGGGCCAAAGCCAGAGTAATTTTGCTTCAGTTTTCACCTACTGCGATTACATTTATGGAACTGATAAG GGCTATCGCTATCAAAAGAAGGTCCTCCAGCAG TTAAAGGGAGCTTCAAATGTCAATGGTGAACAAAATGGAGTTTCAGCAAAAGATTGCAAAGATGACTAA